The Methylomusa anaerophila genome has a segment encoding these proteins:
- a CDS encoding ABC transporter permease — protein sequence MFWESVLIAFEGLKANKLRALLTMLGIIIGVGAVIAMVSIGLGVQQKVQSSIASLGSNLLIVMPGANSPSGGVRLAAGSNITLTRKDAEAIGEISGVNYVAPAVSQSFQIIYGNQNWVASVSGTTAEYLSIRNFSVASGTFFSDSDDNARSRVAVLGQTVVTNLFGDVSPLGQTIRIGQAPFRVIGVLESKGQSANGQDQDDIVLVPLSTAQDRLMGITHVNNISIQAASAEVIDKVQSDVTTLLRTRHRLAANVEDDFSVRNLTALMATVQETTGTLTMFLGAIAAISLVVGGIGIMNIMLVSVTERTREIGIRKALGATFSNILLQFLIEAIVISVTGGLVGILAGVASARVISLVAGLNTVVSSLAIFAAFSVTIMIGVFFGIYPARKAALLDPIDALRYE from the coding sequence ATGTTCTGGGAAAGTGTCCTGATCGCTTTTGAAGGGCTAAAGGCGAATAAGCTCCGGGCTCTCCTTACCATGTTAGGGATTATTATTGGTGTCGGCGCCGTTATTGCCATGGTTTCCATTGGCTTGGGCGTACAGCAAAAAGTGCAAAGTTCCATTGCCAGTTTGGGCAGCAATCTGCTGATTGTTATGCCGGGAGCTAACTCGCCTTCAGGTGGTGTGCGTTTGGCGGCGGGATCGAATATTACCCTGACCAGAAAGGATGCCGAGGCCATTGGGGAAATTTCCGGTGTCAATTATGTAGCACCTGCCGTCAGCCAGTCGTTTCAAATCATCTATGGCAACCAGAATTGGGTAGCCAGTGTCTCAGGAACTACAGCGGAATATTTGTCGATACGAAATTTCAGTGTAGCGTCCGGTACTTTTTTCAGTGATAGTGACGACAATGCCCGCAGCCGGGTAGCAGTACTCGGGCAAACCGTGGTTACTAATTTATTCGGCGATGTCAGCCCGTTAGGTCAGACGATCCGTATTGGTCAGGCGCCGTTTCGGGTCATCGGGGTGCTGGAAAGCAAAGGGCAATCGGCTAATGGGCAGGATCAGGACGATATCGTCCTGGTACCCCTGTCCACCGCCCAAGACCGGCTTATGGGAATAACCCATGTTAACAATATCAGCATACAGGCGGCGAGCGCTGAGGTAATTGACAAGGTTCAGTCGGACGTCACGACTTTATTGAGAACACGTCATCGTCTGGCGGCAAATGTGGAAGATGATTTTTCGGTGCGCAATCTAACGGCGCTTATGGCTACCGTGCAAGAAACTACCGGCACCCTTACAATGTTTTTGGGCGCTATTGCCGCTATTTCCCTGGTGGTTGGCGGCATCGGGATTATGAACATCATGCTGGTTTCAGTAACTGAGCGGACCCGGGAAATCGGCATCCGCAAAGCGCTGGGCGCAACTTTTAGCAATATTCTGCTGCAATTTCTGATAGAAGCCATAGTCATTAGCGTTACCGGCGGTTTAGTTGGTATACTGGCGGGAGTGGCCAGTGCGAGAGTGATATCGCTGGTAGCCGGTTTGAACACAGTTGTTTCCTCCCTTGCCATCTTTGCGGCATTTAGCGTCACAATAATGATCGGCGTATTCTTCGGAATATACCCTGCCCGCAAAGCGGCATTGCTTGATCCGATAGATGCGCTACGCTATGAATAG